Below is a window of Terriglobia bacterium DNA.
AGCAGGATCGTGACGAACGATGCCATCACCAGATCGTAATATTTGAACCGTCGACGTACTTCAGGCATTGGGACATCGTAGCCGATTTCGACGCGGAGATTAGCCAAAATCAGGCGGCGATTTCCCGTTTCAGCGAGACCAGCTTAATGAGATCGGAACGCGTCAGAAAGCCCATCAGCGCGCCCTTGCGCACGATCGGCGCCCGGCTGCAATTCTGCGTCATGAGAAGACGGAGCGAGTCGGTGGCATCCATATCGGGATCAAGGATGCAGTAGGTCGCCGGATCCGAAAGGAACGCGCCGATCTTGGTTGCCGGCCAGTCGTTTGGCGGAACGGCTTTGATGGACCGGACGTCGATCATGCCGACGAACCGGCCGAGTTCCAAAACCGGAAAAACACGGTAGTGGTAGTGGAAGACGAAGTTGTTGATGAATTCCGAAATCGTCATCGAGGTGTCGACGGCGATCGGCGGCGCCATGATTTCGCTGATCTTCATGTCTTGCAGACCGAATCGCAGCTCGAACGACCGATACTCGGTTTCCGCCGAGTTCTTCAGGAACAGGCCGACCAGGATCAGCCAGATGCCGGGGATAATGTGCGTTGCGAGCACCGACAACAGGCCAAGCCCCATCAGCGTCATCGCGAAAATTTCGCCAACCCGCGATGCGGTTTTTGTCGCCTGGCGCAGATTGCCGCTGCGGTGCCACAGATATGACCTCAAAACCCTCCCGCCGTCCAATGGAAATCCCGGGATGAGATTGAACCCGGCCAGGAGAAAATTGACGTAGTAGAGATACCGGATCATCTCGATCGCGATGCGGTCCAGCGAGCCTCTCGCAACTGCAACGATGGCGGCAAACAGCACGCCCAGCCCGAGGCTGGACAGGGGGCCGGCGATCGTCGTCAGGAATTCCGCCATCGGACTGTTCGAATGATTCTGGGCCATCTCCGAGACGCCGCCGAAGATGAATAAAGTGATCTGCCGCACCGGCGTGCCCAGTCTGCGCGCAACCAGGCAATGACTCAATTCATGCAGCAGGACGCAGGCAAAAAGCGCCAGCGAGCTGACGGTACCGGCAACCCAATAAGAGTACGACGGGTAATCCGGCACCTGCAGGGGAAAGTAACCGTATGAAAGGGTCCAGGCAAACAGCAGAAACGCGATAAACCATGACTGGTCAATGCGAATGCGTATCCCACCAATCGAGAAGGCGTTTATCGCCGGCACGTACCCTCCACTGGGACTCAAGCACGGGAGTGGCCACAAAATTCAGCCGCAGATGACGCGGATGAGCATCTGCGTCATCCGCGTCATCTGCGGCTAAACCAGCTGCCGCAGGACGTACTGCAGAATCCCGCCGTGCTGGTAGTAGTGGATCTCATACGGCGTATCGATGCGGGTGACCGCCTGGAACGCTTTCTCTTTGCCGTCCGCGCCGTGCGCTCGAAGCGTGACCAGCATCCCGGGTTTGATACCCCCGGCAATGCCGTCGATGTCGAAGGTTTCGAATCCCGTCAACCCGAGGCTGTCGGCGGTCTCGCCATCCTTGAATTGAAGAGGAAGAATACCCATTCCTACGAGATTGCTGCGGTGGATGCGCTCGAAGCTTTCGGCCAGCACCGCCTGGACGCCGAGAAGACGCGGGCCTTTGGCCGCCCAGTCGCGTGAAGAACCCGAGCCGTATTCCTTGCCCGCGATGACAATCAACGGTATGCCTTCCTTTTCGTACTCCATCGCGGCGTCATAGATCGTTGTCTGGGTGTTGTCCGGCAGATGGACGGTCCAACCGCCTTCGGTTCCGGGAGCCATTTGATTTCGCAGCCGGATATTGGCGAACGTCCCGCGCATCATTACTTCATGATTGCCTCGGCGGGAGCCGTAGGAATTGAAATCCTTCGGAGGCACGCCATTGGCAATCAGATACTTTCCGGCCGGACTGTCCGTCTGGATGGAGCCGGCCGGTGAAATGTGGTCGGTCGTAACGGAATCCCCGAGGACGGCGAGAACGCGCGCGCCGCGAATGTCCTTCACAGGAGGCGCCTGCCGCGGCATGTTGTCGAAGTATGGAGGCTTCTTGACATATGTCGATGCGGGGTCCCACTGGAAGAGCTCTCCTGCAGGGGCTTGTACGCCTTTCCATCGATCATCGCCTTGCAGCGACTCTTCGTACGCCGTTCTGAACATCTCCGCTTTGACGGAAGAACTGACGGCGTTCATGACCTCTTTTTGCGTCGGCCAGACATCGCGCAGGTACACCGGATGCCCCTTCGTGTCGATACCGAGCGGCTCCGAGTGAAGGTCGATGTCCATTCGGCCTGCCAGCGCGTAGGCAACGACGAGCGGAGGCGAAGCCAGGTAGTTCGCGCGAACCAGCGGATTGATCCGGCCTTCGAAATTGCGGTTTCCGCTCAACACTGCAGCGACGACGAGGCCGTTATCCTTGACGATGGATGCCACCGGCTCCGGCAGCGGACCGCTGTTTCCGATACACGTCGTGCAACCATAACCGACAAGATGAAACCGCAGGCTTTCGAGATACGGCATCAGGCCCGTGTCCTTCAGATAATCCGACACGACGCGTGAGCCGGGAGCAAGGCTCGTTTTCACCCATGGCTTGACATGCAGACCGCGCTCAACGGCCTTCTTGGCGAGCAGTCCGGCGGCGATCATGACCGAGGGATTCGATGTGTTCGTGCAGCTGGTGATCGCGGCAATCACGACGGAACCGTGGCCGACGTCATACTTTTCGCCGTCATCCACCACTTCAACCGTCGTGACCTTCTTTGTCTGTTTGGAAAGCAACGCCGGCAGCGCCTGCTCGAATGCCTGCTTGGATTTTGAGAGCGGAACGCGATCCTGCGGCCGGCTTGGTCCGGCGAGACTTGGCTCAACCGTCGAGAGGTCGAGCTCCAATGTGTCGCTGAAGATGGGATCCGCCGTCGATGCCGTCCTGAAGAGGCCTTGTGCTTTCGCATACGCCTCGACAAGATTCACATGTTCGGGATCGCGGCCGCTCAAGCGCAGGTAGTTGAGGGTTTCCGCATCGATGGGAAAGAACCCGATCGTGGCGCCATATTCCGGCGCCATATTCGCGATCGTTGCCCGGTCCGCGAGGCTCAGGCTTGAAAGGCCGGGACCATAAAACTCCACAAACTTTCCGACCACACCCTTCGCCCGCAGCATCTGCGTGACGGTCAACACGGCGTCGGTGGCGGTTGCGCCTTCCGGCATTTCGCCATGCAATTTGAATCCGACGACCAGCGGGATCAGCATGGACAATGGCTGTCCCAGCATCGCGCCTTCGGCTTCGATTCCTCCGACACCCCAGCCCACGACACCCAGGCCGTTGATCATCGTGGTGTGAGAATCCGTGCCGACCAGCGTGTCGGGATACGCCACCTTTCTGCCGTTCTTCTGATCGACGAAAACCGCCTTCGCGATGTATTCGAGATTGACCTGGTGAACGATGCCGACATCCGGCGGGACGACGCTGCAGTTCTGGAACGCCTTCTGTCCCCACTTCAGGAAGACATAGCGCTCGCGGTTCCGTTCCAGTTCGCGATCCGCGTTGAAAGAAAAGGCTGAAGGCGTTCCGAATTGGTCGACCTGCACGGAATGGTCGATGACGAGGTCGACCTGTTGAAGTGGATTGATCTTCTTCGGATCGCCGCCAAGCCGTTTAATCTCGTCGCGCATCGTCGCAAGGTCGACGATCGCAGGCACACCCGTGAAGTCCTGCATCAGCACGCGGGCCGGCCGGAAGGCGATTTCCTTTCCGGATTGCTTTGCCGTTGCGCCCTCGGCTACAGCGCGGATGTCGCCGGCGGTAACGGTCACGCCATCTTCGAACCGCAGCAGGTTTTCAAGCATGACCCGCGATGAGAACGGCAGCTTGGATACGGCGCCCACCCCGGCCTGTTCGGCCTTTTCGAGAGAGAAGTAATCGAATTCCGATTGGCCCGCCTTCAGTATGGATTGCGAATTAAATGAATTCATAAACCTGAAATTCTAACACGCGCTTATCTGCCGGCGGACACTCCAAGCGTGTGGCCGATCAGGAATGTCGCGCCCGCGGCAAGCGCGCCGATACCGAGCATGCGGAAACCGCTGAAGAAAAGGTTGCGGCCGGTGAACACCGAAATGAGTCCGCCGATGATGAAGAGCGATACGGCGCAGACCACGGCGCTGGCGATGAACGCGGTACTGCCGGCCGCGACAAAATACGGTATTACCGGAATGGCCGCGCCCACACCGAACGAGATGAACGAACTCGCGGCTGCCAGCCACGGCGAACCCAATGCGGCCGGGTCCAGGCCAAGCTCTTCACGCGCCAGCGTGTCGATCGCCGTCTGCGGGTTGGAAAGAATCTTCGCCGCGAGTTCTTCGGCCTGTCCGATCGGAATGCCTTTTGCCTGGTAGATGAGCGATAGTTCCTCCAGCTCCTCTTCGGGAGACATCTCCAGTTCTTCCCGTTCGATTGCGATCTGTTGCTCGTACAATTCCCGCTGAGATTGGACCGAAACGTATTCGCCTGCGGCCATCGACGAGGCGCCCGCGAGAATTCCCGCGACGCCGGCAAGCAGGACAAAGCGCGGTCCCGCATTGGCGCCGGCAATGCCCATCACCAGACTGAAATTGGAGAGCAGCCCGTCGTTCGCGCCGAACACCGCGGCACGCAGACTCCCGCCATAGGTCGTGCGATGCCAGCCTTCCAGATCCAGGATTGTTTCCGGCCTGTTCTGGCCGTGGTATTGCATCGCCCGTAGCGTGCGCATGTGACCGCGTTCTTCAGCGGGCAGCCCTGCCGCCTCCGTCTGGCCCCGATAGACGTCCTGATCGCGCGATTCGAATCCTGTCACCACGGGAAGGATGTGTTGGGTTC
It encodes the following:
- a CDS encoding VIT1/CCC1 transporter family protein gives rise to the protein MQPSKDDLRRYADNFLREQDGIALYRALAKAEKDPARGEIFEKLAQAEEKHAARWARLLKNNGAPVPLYSAGWRVQLLGWLSRRFGTQHILPVVTGFESRDQDVYRGQTEAAGLPAEERGHMRTLRAMQYHGQNRPETILDLEGWHRTTYGGSLRAAVFGANDGLLSNFSLVMGIAGANAGPRFVLLAGVAGILAGASSMAAGEYVSVQSQRELYEQQIAIEREELEMSPEEELEELSLIYQAKGIPIGQAEELAAKILSNPQTAIDTLAREELGLDPAALGSPWLAAASSFISFGVGAAIPVIPYFVAAGSTAFIASAVVCAVSLFIIGGLISVFTGRNLFFSGFRMLGIGALAAGATFLIGHTLGVSAGR
- the acnA gene encoding aconitate hydratase AcnA, which gives rise to MNSFNSQSILKAGQSEFDYFSLEKAEQAGVGAVSKLPFSSRVMLENLLRFEDGVTVTAGDIRAVAEGATAKQSGKEIAFRPARVLMQDFTGVPAIVDLATMRDEIKRLGGDPKKINPLQQVDLVIDHSVQVDQFGTPSAFSFNADRELERNRERYVFLKWGQKAFQNCSVVPPDVGIVHQVNLEYIAKAVFVDQKNGRKVAYPDTLVGTDSHTTMINGLGVVGWGVGGIEAEGAMLGQPLSMLIPLVVGFKLHGEMPEGATATDAVLTVTQMLRAKGVVGKFVEFYGPGLSSLSLADRATIANMAPEYGATIGFFPIDAETLNYLRLSGRDPEHVNLVEAYAKAQGLFRTASTADPIFSDTLELDLSTVEPSLAGPSRPQDRVPLSKSKQAFEQALPALLSKQTKKVTTVEVVDDGEKYDVGHGSVVIAAITSCTNTSNPSVMIAAGLLAKKAVERGLHVKPWVKTSLAPGSRVVSDYLKDTGLMPYLESLRFHLVGYGCTTCIGNSGPLPEPVASIVKDNGLVVAAVLSGNRNFEGRINPLVRANYLASPPLVVAYALAGRMDIDLHSEPLGIDTKGHPVYLRDVWPTQKEVMNAVSSSVKAEMFRTAYEESLQGDDRWKGVQAPAGELFQWDPASTYVKKPPYFDNMPRQAPPVKDIRGARVLAVLGDSVTTDHISPAGSIQTDSPAGKYLIANGVPPKDFNSYGSRRGNHEVMMRGTFANIRLRNQMAPGTEGGWTVHLPDNTQTTIYDAAMEYEKEGIPLIVIAGKEYGSGSSRDWAAKGPRLLGVQAVLAESFERIHRSNLVGMGILPLQFKDGETADSLGLTGFETFDIDGIAGGIKPGMLVTLRAHGADGKEKAFQAVTRIDTPYEIHYYQHGGILQYVLRQLV
- a CDS encoding site-2 protease family protein, whose amino-acid sequence is MPAINAFSIGGIRIRIDQSWFIAFLLFAWTLSYGYFPLQVPDYPSYSYWVAGTVSSLALFACVLLHELSHCLVARRLGTPVRQITLFIFGGVSEMAQNHSNSPMAEFLTTIAGPLSSLGLGVLFAAIVAVARGSLDRIAIEMIRYLYYVNFLLAGFNLIPGFPLDGGRVLRSYLWHRSGNLRQATKTASRVGEIFAMTLMGLGLLSVLATHIIPGIWLILVGLFLKNSAETEYRSFELRFGLQDMKISEIMAPPIAVDTSMTISEFINNFVFHYHYRVFPVLELGRFVGMIDVRSIKAVPPNDWPATKIGAFLSDPATYCILDPDMDATDSLRLLMTQNCSRAPIVRKGALMGFLTRSDLIKLVSLKREIAA